The Coregonus clupeaformis isolate EN_2021a chromosome 8, ASM2061545v1, whole genome shotgun sequence genome has a segment encoding these proteins:
- the LOC121571896 gene encoding serine/threonine-protein phosphatase 1 regulatory subunit 10-like isoform X1 yields MAVGPVDPREVLKGVENLLGKDGELRSLEGVPNVFSLMKGSHKMVSRCMYLNILLQTKSHDILNRFIRVGGYKLLNAWLTYSKTSNNTPLLQLILLTLQKLPLTVDHLKQNNTAKLVKQLSKTGETEGLRKLATGLVDGWMATIRSQSVSATSPADKKRKKEEGRVPVREVKAADVGKAAEEEKKREKPKAHAPSHAKIRSIGLEMDAPTPVPVKKPTVALQLGDKYNIKPALVLKRPSLGPLDPPPVEKKYKPLNTTPNQTKEIKVKIIPAQRKTSTEIALEGTGFLDALNSAPVSLIKIKKKKGREGRDPKAVSPTSNKPCPFEGKPHYPSPQGGAKPLSPETQVASTTPPHEVPVDLEQPGTPVPADDPEAMDTSSEKPSALAEPRGEEEGQLTKKGKKKKSVRWAEEEQLKEYFYFDLDETERGERTKTNVNVNKVKDFGEAAKREMMMDRHTFEMARRLSHDSMEERVPWSPPRPLALTGPLVNAGANSTERLTQRDRETGILQEIFLTKESVPDSPHEPEPEAYEPMPPRLIPLDEDSTMMDDSYMEPMDTSSQPGSAVGPGGVEGSKLPPILANLMGNLGANNLLGNLGNLGNIAQGTPGAPAAPSVNVQELLTSIMGASGGQSTEDLIKQPDFSEKIKQLLGSLQQTQNQGPPTGPPPGVSQGLLGHGPGMNNMPNMNNMGMPMNGVGYPPAGKPPGPGGPHYNHPPPPPPHNHGPPGFNANPRMMGPPPPQGHGGDNSNYWGDDSMRGGPHRGGGGHFHRGGRGRGGEQVGFRGRGRGGPRGGHNMGDMSKRPVCRHFMMKGNCRYESNCAFYHPGVNGPPLPPNHPAHNQYNDHGPQHGH; encoded by the exons ATGGCGGTGGGCCCGGTGGACCCCAGGGAGGTCCTGAAGGGAGTAGAGAACCTGCTGGGGAAAGATGGAGAGCTCCGCAGCCTGGAGGGAGTCCCCAACGTTTTCAG TCTCATGAAGGGCTCTCACAAGATGGTGAGCAGGTGTATGTACCTGAATATCTTACTGCAGACCAAGTCCCATGACATTCTCAACCG GTTTATCCGAGTGGGAGGCTACAAGCTGCTGAACGCGTGGCTGACCTACTCCAAGACTAGCAACAACACCCCCCTGTTACAGCTCATCCTGCTGACGCTGCAGAAACTGCCCCTCACTGTAGACCACCTGAAACAGAACAACACTGCCAAGCTGGTCAAGCAGCTCAGCAAGACTGGAGAGACTGAGG GGCTGAGGAAGCTGGCCACTGGGCTGGTGGATGGCTGGATGGCTACCATCCGCTCCCAGAGTGTCTCTGCCACCTCTCCTGCAG ataAGAAGcggaagaaggaggaggggagagtgccAGTCCGAGAGGTGAAGGCGGCTGATGTAGGGAAGGcagcagaggaggagaagaagcggGAGAAGCCCAAAGCTCACGCTCCCAGCCATGCTAAGATCCGCTCCATAG GCctggagatggatgctcccaCCCCTGTCCCAGTCAAGAAGCCAACCGTGGCCCTCCAGCTGGGAGACAAGTACAACATCAAACCAGCCCTAGTCCTCAAGAGACCCAG TTTGGGTCCTCTGGACCCTCCCCCTGTGGAGAAGAAGTATAAACCTCTAAACACCACTCCTAACCAGACCAAGGAGATCAAAGTGAAGATCATCCCGGCACAACGTAAGACCTCAACAGAAATCG CCCTTGAGGGTACAGGCTTCCTGGATGCCCTAAACTccgcccccgtttctctcatcAAGATCAAGAAGAAGAAAGGAAGGGAAGGGAGAGACCCCAAAGCTGTCTCTCCCACGTCAAACAAG ccGTGTCCATTCGAGGGTAAACCCCACTATCCGTCACCCCAGGGCGGCGCCAAGCCCTTGTCCCCAGAGACCCAGGTGgcctccaccacccctccccaCGAGGTCCCAGTAGACCTAGAGCAACCCGGCACGCCTGTGCCTGCCGACGACCCAGAGGCCATGGACACGAGCAGTGAGAAGCCCAGCGCCCTGGCTGAGCCCCGCGGCGAAGAGGAGGGTCAGCTGACCAAGAAGGGCAAGAAGAAGAAGAGCGTGCGCTGGGCCGAGGAGGAGCAGCTCAAAGAGTACTTCTACTTCGACCTGGACGAGAccgagagaggtgagagaacaaaAACTAACG TCAACGTCAACAAGGTCAAGGACTTTGGCGAGGCGGCGAAGCGCGAGATGATGATGGACCGCCACACGTTTGAGATGGCGAGGCGCCTGTCCCACGACTCCATGGAGGAGCGGGTCCCCTGGAGCCCCCCGAGGCCCCTGGCCCTCACCGGCCCCCTGGTCAACGCCGGGGCCAACAGCACAGAGAGACTCACACAGAGGGACCGCGAGACGGGCATCCTGCAGGAGATCTTCCTCACCAAAGAGAG TGTTCCTGACAGCCCCCATGAACCAGAGCCTGAGGCCTACGAACCCATGCCTCCACGCCTCATACCCCTGGACGAG GACTCAACCATGATGGACGACAGCTACATGGAGCCCATGGACACGTCGTCCCAGCCTGGCTCTGCCGTGGGCCCCGGGGGGGTGGAGGGCTCCAAGCTGCCCCCCATCCTCGCCAACCTCATGGGCAACCTGGGGGCCAACAACCTGTTGGGCAACCTGGGTAACCTAGGCAACATTGCCCAGGGCACGCCTGGTGCCCCCGCTGCCCCCTCCGTCAACGTACAGGAGCTACTCACCTCCATCATG GGAGCTAGTGGTGGCCAGTCTACTGAGGACCTGATCAAGCAGCCAGACTTCTCTGAAAAGATCAAACAGCTGCTGGGCTCTCTACAGCAGACCCAGAACCAGGGCCCCCCCACCGGACCCCCGCccggag TGAGCCAGGGCCTGTTGGGCCACGGTCCAGGCATGAACAACATGCCCAACATGAACAACATGGGCATGCCCATGAACGGAGTGGGGTACCCTCCTGCAGGCAAGCCCCCGGGCCCCGGAGGCCCCCACTACAACCACCCCCCGCCCCCGCCCCCACACAACCACGGACCCCCTGGCTTCAACGCCAATCCCCGCATGATGGGGCCCCCGCCGCCCCAGGGCCACGGAGGAGACAACAGCAACTACTGGGGGGACGACTCGATGAGGGGGGGGCCACACCGGGGCGGAGGGGGACACTTCCACCGCGGGGgccgagggagaggaggggaacagGTGGGCTTCAGAGGGAGAGGACGAGGTGGTCCTAGAGGAGGACACAACATGGGAG ACATGTCCAAGAGGCCAGTGTGTCGCCACTTCATGATGAAAGGAAACTGCCGTTACGAGAGCAACTGTGCTTTCTACCACCCCGGTGTCAACGGTCCTCCCCTGCCTCCCAACCACCCCGCCCACAACCAGTACAACGACCACGGTCCACAACATGGGCACTAG
- the LOC121571897 gene encoding tetraspanin-13, with protein MGCSGFTCSKHSLCALNILYVMVSLLMIGIAAWGKWFGLVSSFQVVGGVIGVGVFLFFVALVGLIGAIKHHQVLLFFYMIILFMVFIVQFSVSSACLAINKDQQEHLLEVGWNNSHTTQRDVEKSLNCCGFYHVDNNGTCDAACFPNHSCSPCAEQIQAHAGEVLRFVGGIGLFFSFTEILGVWLTYQYRNQKDPRANPSAFL; from the exons ATGGTGAGTCTGCTGATGATCGGCATCGCTGCGTGGGGGAAGTGGTTCGGCCTGGTGTCTAGCTTCCAGGTGGTGGGCGGAGTCATTGGAGTGGGCGTGTTCCTGTTCTTCGTGGCATTGGTCGGCCTCATCGGGGCCATTAAGCACCACCAGGTCCTACTCTTCTTC TATATGATCATCCTCTTCATGGTGTTCATCGTCCAGTTCTCTGTCTCCAGCGCCTGTCTAGCCATCAACAAGGATCAGCAG GAACACCTGTTGGAGGTGGGATGGAACAACTCTCATACCAcccagagagatgtagagaagaGTCTCAACTGCTGTGGCTTCTACCACGTAGACAACAACGGGACCTGTGATGCT GCCTGTTTCCCCAACCACTCCTGTTCACCGTGTGCTGAGCAGATCCAGGCGCATGCAGGAGAGGTGTTGCGCTTCGTGGGCGGGATAGGCCTCTTCTTCAGCTTCACTGAG ATCCTGGGGGTATGGCTAACGTATCAATACAGGAACCAGAAGGACCCTCGAGCCAATCCCAGCGCCTTCCTGTAA
- the LOC121571899 gene encoding anterior gradient protein 2 homolog: MIRGLLSVLLVLVAVAVSSSLAKPEKNIAKRGKRIPQTLSRGWGDQLVWAQTYEEALYWARAQNKPLMVIFHLEDCPHSASMKKAFAEDKDIQKVADEDFIILNLVYETTDKHLSPDGQYVPRIIFVDPSMTVRADITGRYSNRMYAYEPSDIKLLLSNMQKAKKLLKTEL; this comes from the exons ATGATCCGAGGTCTGCTGTCGGTGCTGTTGGTCCTGGTGGCCGTAGCCGTGTCTTCATCTCTGGCTAAGCCTGAGAAGAACATCgcgaagagggggaagaggatcCCTCAGACTCTCTCTAGAG GCTGGGGTGATCAGCTGGTCTGGGCTCAGACCTATGAGGAAGCTCTGTACTGGGCCAGGGCACA GAACAAGCCTCTGATGGTCATCTTCCACCTGGAGGACTGTCCCCACAGCGCAT CCATGAAGAAGGCCTTCGCTGAAGACAAGGACATCCAGAAGGTAGCTGATGAAGACTTCATCATCCTCAATCTGGTG TATGAAACCACAGACAAGCATCTCTCCCCTGATGGCCAGTACGTCCCCAGAATCATCTTTGTTG aTCCCTCTATGACAGTGAGAGCTGACATCACAGGACGCTACTCCAACCGTATGTACGCCTATGAGCCTTCTGACATCAAACTCT TGTTGAGCAACATGCAGAAGGCCAAGAAGCTGCTGAAGACTGAGTTGTAA
- the LOC121572552 gene encoding LOW QUALITY PROTEIN: 28S ribosomal protein S18b, mitochondrial-like (The sequence of the model RefSeq protein was modified relative to this genomic sequence to represent the inferred CDS: inserted 1 base in 1 codon), which translates to HICDHLLCVRLPLLSLEYIERYGTSPVWSDYRRNHKGGIPPQKTRKTCIRGDKICGNPCPICQDTNIIHYQNVKLLQQFISPYTGXLYDPTRTGVCQKQKKQLNQAIGAARDHGLLPFQVPQVDFSGEDYSNSHDAVGSTPPPPTMTPWYRWYYTIQPDETEVAKVKKTYKAYLK; encoded by the exons CATATCTGTGACCATTTACTTTGTGTCCGTCTACCTCTCCTATCTCTAGAGTACATAGAGCGCTATGGAACCAGTCCAGTGTGGTCTGACTACAGGAGGAACCACAAAGGGGGGATTCCCCCTCAGAAGACACGCAAGACCTGCATT AGAGGAGACAAGATATGTGGGAACCCCTGTCCAATTTGTCAAGACACCAACATCATCCACTATCAG AATGTGAAGCTGCTGCAACAGTTTATCAGTCCATATACAG TTTTGTATGACCCAACACGGACAG GAGTGTGTCAGAAACAGAAAAAACAACTAAATCAGGCGATTGGTGCTGCAAGAGACCATG GGCTGCTACCCTTCCAGGTTCCTCAAGTGGACTTCTCAGGGGAGGACTATTCCAACTCCCATGACGCGGTGGGCTCgacccctcctccccccaccaTGACCCCTTGGTACCGGTGGTACTACACCATACAGCCAGACGAGACTGAAGTGGCTAAAGTCAAGAAGACCTACAAGGCCTATTTGAAATAG
- the LOC121571896 gene encoding serine/threonine-protein phosphatase 1 regulatory subunit 10-like isoform X2, which translates to MAVGPVDPREVLKGVENLLGKDGELRSLEGVPNVFSLMKGSHKMVSRCMYLNILLQTKSHDILNRFIRVGGYKLLNAWLTYSKTSNNTPLLQLILLTLQKLPLTVDHLKQNNTAKLVKQLSKTGETEGLRKLATGLVDGWMATIRSQSVSATSPADKKRKKEEGRVPVREVKAADVGKAAEEEKKREKPKAHAPSHAKIRSIGLEMDAPTPVPVKKPTVALQLGDKYNIKPALVLKRPSLGPLDPPPVEKKYKPLNTTPNQTKEIKVKIIPAQRKTSTEIALEGTGFLDALNSAPVSLIKIKKKKGREGRDPKAVSPTSNKPCPFEGKPHYPSPQGGAKPLSPETQVASTTPPHEVPVDLEQPGTPVPADDPEAMDTSSEKPSALAEPRGEEEGQLTKKGKKKKSVRWAEEEQLKEYFYFDLDETERVNVNKVKDFGEAAKREMMMDRHTFEMARRLSHDSMEERVPWSPPRPLALTGPLVNAGANSTERLTQRDRETGILQEIFLTKESVPDSPHEPEPEAYEPMPPRLIPLDEDSTMMDDSYMEPMDTSSQPGSAVGPGGVEGSKLPPILANLMGNLGANNLLGNLGNLGNIAQGTPGAPAAPSVNVQELLTSIMGASGGQSTEDLIKQPDFSEKIKQLLGSLQQTQNQGPPTGPPPGVSQGLLGHGPGMNNMPNMNNMGMPMNGVGYPPAGKPPGPGGPHYNHPPPPPPHNHGPPGFNANPRMMGPPPPQGHGGDNSNYWGDDSMRGGPHRGGGGHFHRGGRGRGGEQVGFRGRGRGGPRGGHNMGDMSKRPVCRHFMMKGNCRYESNCAFYHPGVNGPPLPPNHPAHNQYNDHGPQHGH; encoded by the exons ATGGCGGTGGGCCCGGTGGACCCCAGGGAGGTCCTGAAGGGAGTAGAGAACCTGCTGGGGAAAGATGGAGAGCTCCGCAGCCTGGAGGGAGTCCCCAACGTTTTCAG TCTCATGAAGGGCTCTCACAAGATGGTGAGCAGGTGTATGTACCTGAATATCTTACTGCAGACCAAGTCCCATGACATTCTCAACCG GTTTATCCGAGTGGGAGGCTACAAGCTGCTGAACGCGTGGCTGACCTACTCCAAGACTAGCAACAACACCCCCCTGTTACAGCTCATCCTGCTGACGCTGCAGAAACTGCCCCTCACTGTAGACCACCTGAAACAGAACAACACTGCCAAGCTGGTCAAGCAGCTCAGCAAGACTGGAGAGACTGAGG GGCTGAGGAAGCTGGCCACTGGGCTGGTGGATGGCTGGATGGCTACCATCCGCTCCCAGAGTGTCTCTGCCACCTCTCCTGCAG ataAGAAGcggaagaaggaggaggggagagtgccAGTCCGAGAGGTGAAGGCGGCTGATGTAGGGAAGGcagcagaggaggagaagaagcggGAGAAGCCCAAAGCTCACGCTCCCAGCCATGCTAAGATCCGCTCCATAG GCctggagatggatgctcccaCCCCTGTCCCAGTCAAGAAGCCAACCGTGGCCCTCCAGCTGGGAGACAAGTACAACATCAAACCAGCCCTAGTCCTCAAGAGACCCAG TTTGGGTCCTCTGGACCCTCCCCCTGTGGAGAAGAAGTATAAACCTCTAAACACCACTCCTAACCAGACCAAGGAGATCAAAGTGAAGATCATCCCGGCACAACGTAAGACCTCAACAGAAATCG CCCTTGAGGGTACAGGCTTCCTGGATGCCCTAAACTccgcccccgtttctctcatcAAGATCAAGAAGAAGAAAGGAAGGGAAGGGAGAGACCCCAAAGCTGTCTCTCCCACGTCAAACAAG ccGTGTCCATTCGAGGGTAAACCCCACTATCCGTCACCCCAGGGCGGCGCCAAGCCCTTGTCCCCAGAGACCCAGGTGgcctccaccacccctccccaCGAGGTCCCAGTAGACCTAGAGCAACCCGGCACGCCTGTGCCTGCCGACGACCCAGAGGCCATGGACACGAGCAGTGAGAAGCCCAGCGCCCTGGCTGAGCCCCGCGGCGAAGAGGAGGGTCAGCTGACCAAGAAGGGCAAGAAGAAGAAGAGCGTGCGCTGGGCCGAGGAGGAGCAGCTCAAAGAGTACTTCTACTTCGACCTGGACGAGAccgagagag TCAACGTCAACAAGGTCAAGGACTTTGGCGAGGCGGCGAAGCGCGAGATGATGATGGACCGCCACACGTTTGAGATGGCGAGGCGCCTGTCCCACGACTCCATGGAGGAGCGGGTCCCCTGGAGCCCCCCGAGGCCCCTGGCCCTCACCGGCCCCCTGGTCAACGCCGGGGCCAACAGCACAGAGAGACTCACACAGAGGGACCGCGAGACGGGCATCCTGCAGGAGATCTTCCTCACCAAAGAGAG TGTTCCTGACAGCCCCCATGAACCAGAGCCTGAGGCCTACGAACCCATGCCTCCACGCCTCATACCCCTGGACGAG GACTCAACCATGATGGACGACAGCTACATGGAGCCCATGGACACGTCGTCCCAGCCTGGCTCTGCCGTGGGCCCCGGGGGGGTGGAGGGCTCCAAGCTGCCCCCCATCCTCGCCAACCTCATGGGCAACCTGGGGGCCAACAACCTGTTGGGCAACCTGGGTAACCTAGGCAACATTGCCCAGGGCACGCCTGGTGCCCCCGCTGCCCCCTCCGTCAACGTACAGGAGCTACTCACCTCCATCATG GGAGCTAGTGGTGGCCAGTCTACTGAGGACCTGATCAAGCAGCCAGACTTCTCTGAAAAGATCAAACAGCTGCTGGGCTCTCTACAGCAGACCCAGAACCAGGGCCCCCCCACCGGACCCCCGCccggag TGAGCCAGGGCCTGTTGGGCCACGGTCCAGGCATGAACAACATGCCCAACATGAACAACATGGGCATGCCCATGAACGGAGTGGGGTACCCTCCTGCAGGCAAGCCCCCGGGCCCCGGAGGCCCCCACTACAACCACCCCCCGCCCCCGCCCCCACACAACCACGGACCCCCTGGCTTCAACGCCAATCCCCGCATGATGGGGCCCCCGCCGCCCCAGGGCCACGGAGGAGACAACAGCAACTACTGGGGGGACGACTCGATGAGGGGGGGGCCACACCGGGGCGGAGGGGGACACTTCCACCGCGGGGgccgagggagaggaggggaacagGTGGGCTTCAGAGGGAGAGGACGAGGTGGTCCTAGAGGAGGACACAACATGGGAG ACATGTCCAAGAGGCCAGTGTGTCGCCACTTCATGATGAAAGGAAACTGCCGTTACGAGAGCAACTGTGCTTTCTACCACCCCGGTGTCAACGGTCCTCCCCTGCCTCCCAACCACCCCGCCCACAACCAGTACAACGACCACGGTCCACAACATGGGCACTAG